Proteins encoded within one genomic window of Pristis pectinata isolate sPriPec2 chromosome 5, sPriPec2.1.pri, whole genome shotgun sequence:
- the LOC127570189 gene encoding uncharacterized protein LOC127570189 has product MENGRISNSMGISDYYEENSETLAEKGKADELYQGFQSFNLLEPWISMLNKDTNQSNSQASDVTSVVRNDTVPQKEGFSLQSKEFDCCIQNYEEAERGVSNFNIHSFRNNCRSNNTNTRKEHYKTDRFRENKVGTFGIKDCNRNSENRYSLHGGEMWGKVLQEKQLIQKGYEDFSASSLKKNSSISQMDFHSLQFSKENGFVADVNRKAASDFPKRGNRARNFRDSFENHCEKLHQNCLDGLPRSSEYNNLTKVMSHRSEYSPHSSQSNLLWSDSLTGEPSPVLRKDGNMIPTTSQTSTISAVSSRSPTQLPISGVLQPNYYHPAAPMESLRQDECPRFSSSNISDWSSSNAVGKIQEQSKTGTILNIDSSAARDDQHQKHSVGFGTNWTSHHNVSNDETAKYFRYSNKHGHSNNRDDKRGRKNVYPHTLNSGPFGQNHQPI; this is encoded by the coding sequence atggaaaatggtaGAATTTCAAATAGCATGGGCATTTCCGACTACTATGAAGAAAACTCTGAGACATTGGCAGAGAAAGGAAAAGCTGATGAACTTTATCAAGGATTTCAAAGTTTTAATCTTTTGGAACCATGGATTTCCATGCTCAATAAGGATACCAACCAGAGCAATTCTCAAGCCAGTGATGTCACATCTGTTGTGAGAAATGATACTGTGCCTCAAAAAGAAGGGTTTTCCTTACAGTCCAAGGAATTTGATTgctgtatacaaaattatgaggaagcAGAGAGGGGAGTTTCCAATTTTAATATACATAGCTTCCGTAATAATTGCAGAAGTAATAACACAAACACACGCAAAGAACACTACAAAACTGACCGATTTAGAGAGAATAAAGTTGGAACATTTGGGATCAAAGATTGTAACCGGAATTCAGAAAATAGATACAGCTTGCATGGTGGTGAAATGTGGGGCAAAGTGTTGCAGGAGAAACAATTAATTCAAAAAGGATATGAAGATTTCAGTGCTAGTtctctgaaaaaaaattcttctattTCACAAATGGATTTCCATAGCCTGCAGTTTTCCAAGGAGAATGGCTTTGTTGCTGATGTGAACAGAAAAGCTGCCTCTGACTTTCCAAAACGTGGAAACCGTGCTCGTAATTTTCGAGACAGTTTTGAAAATCATTGTGAAAAGCTGCATCAGAATTGTTTAGATGGTCTTCCTAGGTCATCTGAATATAATAATTTGACAAAGGTTATGTCACATAGGAGTGAATATAGCCCTCATTCTTCCCAAAGCAACCTATTATGGTCTGACAGCCTCACTGGTGAACCTAGTCCTGTGCTTAGGAAAGATGGCAACATGATTCCAACAACCTCACAAACATCAACAATATCTGCTGTAAGTAGCAGGTCTCCAACACAGCTGCCAATTTCTGGTGTTCTTCAACCTAACTATTATCATCCAGCAGCTCCAATGGAATCCTTAAGGCAAGATGAGTGTCCCAGGTTTTCTAGTAGTAACATTAGTGATTGGAGTTCGTCCAATGCTGTTGGTAAAATACAAGAGCAGAGTAAGACTGGCACAATACTTAATATTGATTCTTCAGCTGCCAGAGATGATCAACATCAAAAACATTCTGTTGGATTTGGTACCAATTGGACATCACATCACAATGTTAGTAATGACGAGACAGCAAAATATTTTAGATATTCTAATAAACATGGACACAGTAACAACAGGGATGATAAGAGAGGACGGAAAAATGTCTATCCACATACTTTGAATTCTGGACCTTTTGGACAAAACCACCAACCAATATAA